The stretch of DNA TCGACCACGCTCACCTTGCCGCGGCGCACCGCGACGGCGCCGCACCCGGACACGCTGGCGCCGCGGCAGCGGTCGACgcgcacggcgccgcagccggcTACGTCGGCGGAGCCGACGCGGCCCAGGGCGAGCGCGCCGCACCagtccgcgcgcgccgcgcggcagCGCGCCCCGGCCGCGCGGGCGCACCCGGCAACGTCGGCCTCCCGGCACCGGCCCACGCGCAGCTCCCCGGCGCCGCGGACGCGCGCGGCGCCCGCGCAGCGGCGGATGGCCACGGCGCCCGCGCGCTCCACGTCGGCGGACCGGCACCGGCGCACGGCCACGCCGCGGGCGCCGTCCGCGCGCACCGCCCCGCAGCGGCGGAACGACGCCGCGGCGCaaccctcggcggcggcgtaccCGCACCGCGAGAAGcggacgtcgccggcgccgccgccgccgcgcaccacgACGTGCCGGAGGCGGGTGACCTCGAGGACGCCCGGGGTGACCACGGccaccgtgccgccgccgccgcaccggagcACGCCCTCGTGGACGGCCGTCTCGACGCCGTCGATGACGACGGTGAAGTGGTGGGCGGAGGGGGCGGCTTTCGGATCGATGGTCACCATTTTTCACGATGTGAGATGTAAAATCTTCGAAAAACttacccttttttttctcctgcAGTGTCTGGGAGATTAATCTGTGACGAGGTGCTGGAGAAGGTGTTATAAAGGGTCGTGTTGCTTAGCGGCGAAGGTAGCAAGAAGCTGTTGCAGGACGATTGATGGCGACGGAGATCCGGTGCAGTAACTGCACGTGCAGTTGTgccgctgacgtgtgggcccatgtgccgtggggcccacgtgtcagcgGCACAACTGCACGTGCAGTTACTGGAGCCTCGTCAGATTGATGGGGATGACGCTCCATTGGCATTCATCGCAGGGTTTTGTCAGAACAGCGACGCGTACTGCCCATCAGCCAGGGTTTACCTTACCGTTTTTATGTAGTGGAccgtttttttgaaaaaaattgacttttgtatttttgaattttgaatcggAAAACACCGTTTACCGGACCGGTAACCGCATACCGCTCagtagcggtatcggtaaaatCACCGATAATCGGTGATTTACTGgcggtaaggtgaaccctgcCATCAGCACACATTGATATCTGATGTGGAAATTCgggcaaaaaaaaagatgtgcaAATTCGGGCACATGCAGTGCAGGGATCATCAGTGCTATACTAGAACACGGGGGAAAAATCGAAAACGAGAAGGCTTTATGGGCTACTATTGGCCCAACAGTTTGTGGGCTACTTTTGGCCTGTCTAGTGGGTGAAGAACTAGCAAAAAGTTGACGGGCCGCCTCCGATTCCGGCTCCCACCCGTCCAGTATCCTTGGGGAAATGCCAAAAAGTGCAGGGACGGACGgtgtaaaaagttttaaaaaaaacagagtGCACGGCGTGTGCTTATTTCCTCAGTTTTCCTTCGAGGGGAGTCCACCCCTAACTACCCTGCCTGATCAACCGTGCGTGCCACGAAACCGTAAAAGAAAAGGAATCCGAGCCCCGGCCCTGTCCGCGTACGTCACGCTCAACCCGCAGTCCCCCACGCCGACTCCGACTCGAAGTTGAACGCCACCTCGCACCAGTCCACCACTACCTCCCCAAAGTTTTAAATCTCCCGCTATAGCTTTTGCTATAGACCGCTATAGCTATTTATGTATGGTGCCGCTATTTGAACTCACATGTAATTTAGCCGCTATATTTCGCTATAGCCTTATTTAACCCGCTATTAGCTGTTTTTAAAGTCCAACCGCTAAACCCCTTATCCCGCTATTTAGAACCTTTACCTCCCCCTCGAGGCATCCATCATCGTCGCGCCGCCTCCTAtaaatccacgccggcgacgCGACTAACGTCCAAGAGGCCCGTATGACGCACCCCAGCACCACCAAtccggcgcgcgcgggcgcaggCGCAGCGGCAGCCATGGCGGACGACGCCGCCAGCAGCAAGGACAAGGAGGAGCAGGCCCGCAGGGCGCAGGCGCTCGCCGAGAAGTGCTTCCTGGCGGGCAATGTCCACGGCGCCCGGCAGTGGATGCAGTCCGCGGCCAGGCTCGCGCCGGGGCTCCCCGGCGCGGCGCTGGTCGCGGCGGCCTACGAcgtgcacgccgccgcggcgcggggaGGGCGCCCCCCCGGGTGCTGGTACGCCGTGCTGGGCCTGCGGCCGCCGGCCGACGTCACCCACGACGACGTCAAGCGGCAGCACCGCAGGCTCTGCCTCCTCGTGCACCCCGACAAgaacccctgcgccgccgccgacggcgcctTCAAGCTCGTCCAGGCCGCCTGGGAAGCGCTCTCCGCCAGGCACCcgccaggcgcggcggcggccaacaaACCCGCACCACCGCCCCCACCTCCGCGGCCACCGCCACGGCCCCcacctccgcggccgccaccgcagTACCgccagcaggccacgccgccgaggccgcggccgaAGGTCGTGCAGATGCAGCGGAGGGCTCCAGCGACGGCGTCGAGGGCTGGGGCGCCGACGACGTCGAGCTACGCGGACCAGGCGaaaaggcagcagcagcacaggcCCCCGGAGAAGGGCTCGCCGCTGCCTCCGACGGGCCGGAGGCCCACTTCGCAGCCCCGGGACAAGTGCCCGGCCTGCGGCGCGTGCACCACCAACGGGAAGAGGAGCTTCCGGTGCGGGAGCTGCCATTGGAGCCCCATGGACGATCGGCcgccggacgacgacgacgacttcttCGAGGACGACTACTACTAGGCGTTGCTGCATGCGCTCAAGATCTTGCTAGGTGGAACAAGAATATATAGGTTCCGGTTCCGATTTGGTGTTGTGAGACGTGCGATTAGGGTTTATTTGTGCGCTTGTGGTTTGTTGAATTCTTCTTCCTTGTCTTGCGTACGCTTTGTGACATGGGAGGCGCTACAAGCAGCAGTGCAAGCTTGGAGCCTCCAAAATCGCAAGATATTAAACGATGTTTTTCACTGCATCGCGTTTCGTTTCGTTTCGTTTCGGAGGCAAAGTGAACTATCCTTTATCATGGTTTCTTTTATTCGAGCTCTTCCATGCATGATGATAATAGAGTGCATATCTTGAACACGAACGGAGGCGGCGAATCAAATTGATCGAGCTTTCCACCACACGGGAATAGTGCTAGCTTGACGAGAATGAATCAGTTCACTAGCTACACTTGCATTTGAGTGTGTTGGTGCAAGCAAATAtgattttacttttttttttctgaaactcTAGGCAGGATTGATGAGCATGCAACAAAATTGTTTATGCACAAATCAAAATGCTGTTTATAATATATTCAATTGCTTTATCGAGTACTTTcttcatttttatttacatgtccaTTTAGCTTTATCCTAAGTTAAATTTATCCAattttaatcaaatttatagaaaaatataataacatttacaataccaaatttgttaTATTTTGATAATTCATATATCTGATAGTATAGATGTTAttatattttctataaattaCTAAAATTGATTAAAGTTGAACAAAtctgacttaggacaaacctaatgTGATACAGGTAAGCTACCATGATAACTCTGCTATCAAGGACAGACACTCAATTCATTTGTGCACCAGAATACCAGATGCATTAACAATTGGCACAAGTTAACATTACAAAAAGTGTTACTCCAATGCATAACTGAAGAACAATCATGGAAATCGATCGATCCATTTCACCTCAGAGAAGGCATTACATGGTTAAAAGTTACAAGTGCTGGATTTACTGTTACATGTTTCAAACACCAAATATAACAAGGGTTGACATTTTACAAACAGAGAAACATAATAATTTAGCAACAAAAAACAACAGATGCCTTTGGTTTAGGAAGTCTATGCTGGTCCAGCCAGCCAGTCCATCACCTTATGCTCCATCATGCACTTACAGGGCTCTCCAGGGTTGATGTTGTGCTCACCACAGTTTGAGCAGTCCACGAACTCCCCGAGCTCAAACTTGGAGTTCCAAAGAAAGACCTTGAGCCGTGAAGCTTTTTCAAGAACAACGCTGGAGATCGTGGATGTCTCATAACCTGATATGTCCAGGTACTCAAGCTCCTCTAGGCAATCAAGGAACATTATTATCGCAGAGGCAGGCATATCTGAACTTGGTATCTCGAGCTTCTTCAGCTGAGGAAGAGAAGTACAGATGACCGAAGCCATCTCTTCATCCACGTACAAAGCAGACACCTTCAGTTCCACAAAGTCTGGGCAGCACTGATGCACGTGGAGGAGGACATCGTAGTTGATAAGACTCTCATCCACTGCCATGCCTTTAAGTGAATGAAGTTCGCCTATCGCCTTACAGAACTGATCGTAAGTCATACAGGTGCTAGGAAGGCTGAAATACTGCAGGTTCGGACACCTGGGAGAAAAACAGATAGAAATCTAACTCAGACTTTCAGTAGGTCAACTGTTAGCTGATTAGGGATCCAAATCCATCTGAAACGAAAAGCACATTGCCATATGTTGATGATAACTGTTCTGAGAATTCATAACAATCGGAATGTAGCAATATAAACAGTGTCAAAATCACACACAGTAGATTTGGAATAAAAAAAAGCAAGGAATCATTTTAGGAAGTTAGTGGGTGCAGAAAATTTGCGCTGAAGATATCATTCACACACCACCCCAGCCTGCTCGTGCTCTaacaaaaattataaaattaaaaattgAGGTTGTAAACTGGAGCTGGGAACAGATTGACAAAAACGGACATCAAATGATTGTCAACAGTAAGTATAAACCACATCCATCATGATGATCAAAGAACTCAATGAAGTTTATTTTAACTAATATAACTGAACGAAATCGATAATTAAATCTTCCTGTACAAAGAACTGCTGAGGCATTCTGTAATATTGTTGTTGATCCAAACAAAAGATAGATTAAATATGTACATGATGGAAAGTAACATTTTAGCACCATACTGATTTCAATTTTTTCCTACCTACATAAAAAGGGAAACACTTTGGGATGTGTTTACTACATTGAAGGGAGTAAATCAGAGCATAAAACCCCCTGTTTCATACATTGTGATCAACCTTACTGCTCTGTTTTCTTTAACGGGCAAGGTGTTTTTGATCTATATTATGCTACACCATACACCCAAAGGACAAAAACACATGCAAAGACATAGTCAATAAATTGACTCAGATGAAAGTAAGATTGAAATAGCCCATACATGTTTTGGTGAAATGCTATGAGCTGAGATACTTCGTAGCTGTGTGTCAGATACTTGTATGACCGAAAAGTATTTTCAGAGAAGGCTGACAGCAGTGGCATATTAGTGCAACACATATACGATTTACAGGCACACATGGCTGATGGCTTACAAGTTACAAGGCACTACCTTACTACTCCAAAAATTACAAATAACAATATGACCATAGAAGCTTCAACATTGCACAGGTGATGCCACACAGCCGCATTCTAATTTATGGTTGCTTTTGACTCGCCATTTCAAAATCTAGGTTCATCAGCAACATGGCTGTTCCTAAGTTATCAGCGCTAGAAGTTTCAGTATTGGCTGTACTGAAGAAAGGTAACAAACCTTATAACGCAAAGTTCTAGATCTTAATTTTCTACCCACTGGGCAGAAGCAACATTATTCCTTGGATCATTACACCTCTTCATCGTCGGTTTCATACCAAGTAGCAAATGCATAATGTCAAGAAACAACTATTAACACTAAATTCAATAAACACAGAAATGGGTACAGGTAAACTCACCAAATTTTTCAGATTGTTTTGGGAATAAAGAAAGTGAAGGCACAAGCAACATTAAAAAAATAGCAAGTGAAACAACAATTCCCATCTATGTTCCTTATGAATCCACGATAGCCTTTCATTCTTTATTACAAATGAACGCCATTTGCTTCAATACTTATTCAGACAGCAATCATACATAGAAACAATTAGAAAAAACAGAGAAGCATCCATATGCAAACTAACAAGTATCTGGCGTCTATCCACAGAAACGAAATAAACATATTCGCCTAGGATCAAATCTATCTCTTTAAATTTGTGAGGATTTGACGCGAATACAAGACCCCCTACCAATATCATATAGCCTAAGGTCAATCAAAATTTCCCTACgggaaacaacaacaaaaaaaaaagatcgaaGAAACAAGGAGAAGAAATTTTCACCTCTCAGCGAGGAACAGCAGGTGGTCTTCATCTGCGAATTCGGGGAGCAGCACGGCCTCGATCCGCCCTTCCGCCAGCGTGGCGGCGACGTCCAAGatgccggcgagcgcggcgtggACGGGGACCCGAGCGCCGGAGGGCCCCGGTCccgcggagcggcggccggaggtgaGCGCGGCCCAGTCGCGGAGGTCGACCCGGCGCCACGCGAGCGGGTCCCGCGCCGCGGCCCGCCACGAGGAgcaggcgcgcggcgcgccgccggagAGCAGGTCCGGGGCGCCCACGCGGGTCATGATCGCCACCAGGAGGTCGTGCTGCAGCTCCGCCCACGGTCGGCCCGGCGGCATCGCCATGGACGGATGGAGATGCAGGGCAACCTCTAATTGAAGCCGAAAATGTTAGAGTGGGGAAATATAGAACATTTCTAAGAAAGCCACGCAAGTCAATTTAAGTGGGTTGGTATCCCTTATTTTTTTTTTAGCCATGGCACATtcgattttctttttttaaaaaaaactcgcACTCGAATATTCTCTCCCCCTCCTTCACATTCCTCTCCAATT from Panicum virgatum strain AP13 chromosome 9K, P.virgatum_v5, whole genome shotgun sequence encodes:
- the LOC120648398 gene encoding uncharacterized protein LOC120648398, with product MVTIDPKAAPSAHHFTVVIDGVETAVHEGVLRCGGGGTVAVVTPGVLEVTRLRHVVVRGGGGAGDVRFSRCGYAAAEGCAAASFRRCGAVRADGARGVAVRRCRSADVERAGAVAIRRCAGAARVRGAGELRVGRCREADVAGCARAAGARCRAARADWCGALALGRVGSADVAGCGAVRVDRCRGASVSGCGAVAVRRGKVSVVEALKPVSPPPVDQQA
- the LOC120648399 gene encoding F-box/LRR-repeat protein At3g48880-like produces the protein MAMPPGRPWAELQHDLLVAIMTRVGAPDLLSGGAPRACSSWRAAARDPLAWRRVDLRDWAALTSGRRSAGPGPSGARVPVHAALAGILDVAATLAEGRIEAVLLPEFADEDHLLFLAERCPNLQYFSLPSTCMTYDQFCKAIGELHSLKGMAVDESLINYDVLLHVHQCCPDFVELKVSALYVDEEMASVICTSLPQLKKLEIPSSDMPASAIIMFLDCLEELEYLDISGYETSTISSVVLEKASRLKVFLWNSKFELGEFVDCSNCGEHNINPGEPCKCMMEHKVMDWLAGPA
- the LOC120647784 gene encoding sulfated surface glycoprotein 185-like translates to MADDAASSKDKEEQARRAQALAEKCFLAGNVHGARQWMQSAARLAPGLPGAALVAAAYDVHAAAARGGRPPGCWYAVLGLRPPADVTHDDVKRQHRRLCLLVHPDKNPCAAADGAFKLVQAAWEALSARHPPGAAAANKPAPPPPPPRPPPRPPPPRPPPQYRQQATPPRPRPKVVQMQRRAPATASRAGAPTTSSYADQAKRQQQHRPPEKGSPLPPTGRRPTSQPRDKCPACGACTTNGKRSFRCGSCHWSPMDDRPPDDDDDFFEDDYY